In the Thermodesulfobacteriota bacterium genome, one interval contains:
- a CDS encoding nucleotidyltransferase domain-containing protein has translation MESIFSTKERIKILKSVIFSEQSISVNVIAARLNISKGLVSKYLDILAKEGIARRSNGKYLVTNSAVTKATKILLNITGIDVKIFKKFDFVEAVGLYGSCAKGENADESDVDLWIKIKDVSDEEVASLSAQMNKKIKNVKPLFLTTKKIEKMKEDDELFYHSLSFGSIVLYGEKDAI, from the coding sequence ATGGAAAGCATTTTTTCTACAAAAGAACGGATCAAGATACTGAAGTCTGTTATCTTTAGCGAGCAGTCTATCAGTGTCAATGTCATTGCCGCCAGGCTTAATATAAGCAAAGGGCTGGTTTCTAAATATCTTGATATTTTGGCTAAAGAGGGAATCGCCAGAAGGTCGAATGGTAAATACCTTGTTACTAATTCGGCAGTCACAAAAGCCACCAAAATTTTATTGAATATAACTGGTATTGATGTAAAAATTTTTAAAAAGTTTGACTTTGTGGAAGCCGTTGGCCTTTATGGAAGCTGCGCCAAAGGCGAAAATGCAGATGAGTCTGACGTGGACCTCTGGATAAAGATTAAGGACGTAAGCGATGAGGAAGTCGCTTCTTTAAGTGCCCAAATGAATAAGAAAATAAAGAATGTAAAGCCTCTATTCTTAACTACCAAGAAGATTGAGAAAATGAAAGAAGACGACGAGCTTTTCTATCACTCATTGTCATTCGGCTCAATCGTTCTTTACGGAGAAAAAGATGCCATTTAA
- a CDS encoding TrlF family AAA-like ATPase has translation MSSYDQFFKRLDDLRKRTARFRRVALHLHSPESCDWADQPCDKALNDRDMYLAENGEMQFIDALKPHIDLVAITDHMKCGYASKVSRLSQTYGEFLAVPGMEINIQPEAAVSSARLHILAILPESSSPEKFSRLFSGLSGIPDDAQRTGNELITNLGLKEFIKRIHEEKGLCVAAHVNSQQGIRSQFRQTGREVISLVSPGTAGSKENEQEISDILKEYLFSVGFDAIEVAKASDQRHYRWISKCDGIEVSIPVIMSFDAHRVEDFNRLDRITWVKMTNLSVKGLREALQFAETRVRFSIDLPVPPNPRLVGVEIVGTNNSLFKNIHIALAENLNCLIGPRGSGKSTIVEALRYVFGYNRTLSELDTTNRLSDRIKSLQRANLSGCLIRVAYQTVNKERCVLEATFDPNEDYASKVFSESGDFLNISDIETSGEYPLRLFGWSEIETLGRESARQRDLLDRLIPDLASIINERNNIRAKLRSNRKEIEKIINELKDKFIQKNGIIQRYTEYKAAFDKLNTTEIKTYFMALDLAQNKKRVLEQVNSNISKLLNKIIDITEVTFRDNIDDILSQAEQELGDWWLTDEITKLKIVENEAEIQKYITAAIKTLESLSTLINQHTILIDEDISRTHANIRTAFSEDASLQRIADLRTNAEKRLREASALRDEYLKVWSKLKETIGINRAIGDDLINCQDRIAGIRARQNNNIEEKLNHFFGAEMKVSLRFIAGGDTNELINRSSKIASCIAKNYKARQIPQFFGVKFNPVTLSRVFIDNQPSLLEGQVTINDTTITISNAEAKKAMDTCTPWSRDDAADVDCLVENGDKLLHLIELEEVEWDDEVSILLNDRPVSELSPGQRSSAMLPLIALSETTPLVIDQPEDNLDNKLIGKVLTDILAALKERRQIIVCTHNPNIVVSGDAEQVIVLNAISDRKAEVLRHGSIDNDDIVRAVIEIMEGGAEAFRVRRQRYNL, from the coding sequence ATGTCATCCTACGACCAATTTTTCAAAAGATTAGATGATTTGAGGAAACGCACAGCACGCTTTCGTCGTGTGGCGTTGCACCTCCATTCGCCAGAGAGCTGCGATTGGGCAGATCAGCCTTGTGATAAAGCACTCAATGATCGGGATATGTATCTTGCAGAGAATGGTGAGATGCAATTTATTGATGCCCTAAAACCTCATATCGATCTTGTAGCAATTACAGATCATATGAAATGTGGTTATGCAAGTAAAGTCTCGCGTCTGAGCCAAACATATGGTGAATTTTTAGCAGTACCTGGAATGGAAATTAATATTCAGCCAGAAGCTGCTGTAAGTAGTGCTAGATTGCACATTCTAGCCATTCTGCCGGAATCATCATCTCCTGAAAAATTTTCTAGACTCTTTTCAGGTTTGTCAGGCATACCAGATGATGCTCAGCGAACAGGTAATGAGCTTATAACTAATCTAGGATTGAAAGAATTCATTAAAAGGATTCATGAAGAAAAAGGTTTATGTGTTGCAGCCCATGTAAATTCGCAACAAGGAATCCGAAGTCAATTCAGACAAACCGGGCGTGAAGTAATAAGCTTGGTTTCTCCCGGTACAGCAGGAAGTAAAGAAAATGAACAGGAAATTTCCGATATTTTGAAGGAATATCTTTTTTCCGTTGGCTTCGATGCAATTGAAGTCGCAAAAGCATCAGATCAACGTCATTACAGATGGATATCGAAATGTGATGGAATAGAAGTGAGTATTCCAGTCATCATGAGTTTTGATGCTCATAGAGTGGAGGATTTCAACCGCCTTGATCGAATTACTTGGGTCAAGATGACTAATCTAAGTGTGAAAGGACTTAGAGAAGCACTTCAATTTGCAGAAACTAGGGTTCGGTTCTCAATAGACCTTCCTGTTCCACCTAACCCACGCTTAGTTGGGGTTGAAATTGTTGGTACAAATAATTCTTTGTTTAAAAACATTCATATAGCCCTTGCAGAAAATCTGAACTGTCTAATAGGTCCTCGCGGTTCGGGAAAATCGACAATTGTAGAAGCACTGCGCTATGTATTCGGTTACAATAGGACACTTAGTGAACTGGATACAACAAATAGGCTTTCAGATCGAATCAAGAGTTTACAGCGTGCAAATCTTTCAGGATGTTTAATAAGGGTAGCTTACCAGACAGTTAACAAGGAGAGGTGCGTTCTTGAAGCCACTTTTGATCCAAATGAGGACTATGCAAGTAAGGTTTTTTCTGAATCAGGTGACTTTTTAAACATTTCAGATATTGAGACGAGTGGAGAATACCCCTTACGTCTTTTTGGATGGAGTGAAATTGAAACATTGGGCCGTGAATCAGCAAGGCAGAGAGATCTTTTGGACAGATTAATACCTGATTTGGCGTCAATTATTAATGAGCGGAATAACATTCGCGCTAAGTTAAGATCCAATAGGAAGGAAATTGAAAAAATCATTAATGAACTTAAAGATAAATTTATACAAAAAAATGGAATTATCCAACGTTACACTGAATACAAAGCAGCATTTGATAAACTCAATACAACGGAAATTAAAACATATTTCATGGCCTTAGATTTAGCGCAGAATAAAAAGAGAGTTCTCGAACAGGTCAATTCAAACATATCAAAACTATTAAATAAAATAATTGATATTACTGAAGTGACATTCAGAGATAACATTGATGACATTTTGAGCCAGGCAGAACAAGAATTAGGGGACTGGTGGTTAACAGACGAAATTACCAAATTAAAGATTGTAGAGAATGAGGCTGAGATTCAAAAGTATATCACTGCAGCAATAAAAACACTTGAAAGTCTGTCAACTCTAATTAATCAGCATACAATATTAATTGACGAAGACATCTCTCGTACTCATGCAAATATAAGAACGGCTTTTTCAGAAGATGCTTCGTTGCAGCGTATTGCTGACCTCCGAACAAACGCTGAGAAGCGACTTCGTGAGGCATCAGCACTTCGAGACGAATATCTAAAAGTATGGAGTAAGCTTAAGGAAACTATAGGTATTAACCGGGCAATTGGCGATGATCTAATTAACTGCCAAGATCGTATCGCAGGCATACGTGCTAGACAAAATAATAACATTGAAGAGAAACTGAATCATTTCTTTGGTGCTGAAATGAAAGTTTCTCTTAGATTTATCGCTGGTGGCGACACTAACGAGCTAATAAATAGGTCCAGTAAGATTGCATCATGTATTGCTAAAAATTACAAAGCGCGGCAGATACCACAATTTTTTGGTGTAAAATTTAATCCAGTCACTCTATCACGTGTTTTTATAGATAATCAGCCAAGCTTATTAGAAGGACAGGTCACTATAAATGATACAACTATAACAATTTCAAACGCAGAAGCCAAAAAGGCAATGGATACGTGCACACCATGGTCAAGAGATGATGCTGCGGATGTTGATTGCCTAGTCGAAAATGGTGATAAGCTTCTACACCTTATAGAATTAGAAGAAGTCGAATGGGATGATGAAGTGAGTATACTTTTGAATGATCGTCCTGTAAGTGAACTCTCGCCGGGCCAGAGGTCAAGCGCAATGTTGCCTTTGATTGCTTTATCTGAAACTACACCCCTTGTAATTGACCAGCCAGAAGATAATCTCGATAATAAATTAATCGGTAAAGTCCTTACCGATATCCTTGCGGCACTCAAGGAAAGGCGTCAAATTATAGTCTGTACACATAATCCGAATATTGTTGTATCAGGAGACGCAGAACAAGTCATCGTACTAAATGCAATTAGTGATAGAAAGGCGGAAGTTCTCAGACATGGTTCTATTGATAACGATGATATCGTTAGAGCTGTTATAGAAATTATGGAGGGTGGTGCTGAAGCATTTCGAGTTAGACGACAGAGATATAATTTGTAA
- a CDS encoding TaqI-like C-terminal specificity domain-containing protein, whose translation MGKQMDRQQARRIIQETFELPFDKNRFVNFIRNLLNRIEEVPFVYKGNYIPDAFEQHISTLERIAKYSDGEHKIDILIIHLRKETSIERARTMQRNFIAWYLNGSRGGDLKDAALAAFVSPDDMDWRFSLVKMDYKFDENGKVKEEFTPARRWSFLVGANENSHTAQSRLVKILADIDRNPTLKQLEEAFNIETVTKEFFLKYRDLFIRTKEALDKELEGNTRMKADFEPKGVNTVDFAKKLLGQIVFLYFLQKKGWFGVARDADWGDGSKQFLRELFEKKHSSYENFFNDILEPLFYEALRVGEERKQDNYYYSRFNCKIPFLNGGLFDPIGNYDWVHTDIKLPDSLFSNNDKTKEGDTGDGILDIFDRYNFTVKEDEPLEKEVAIDPELLGKAYEKFNAIRPDNFEEYKKALKSGRKGDETKFNKQFGVYYTPREIVHYMCQQSLINYLFTELNSGITSYEKLGDSNLDMLGNEAKKGQLDIVIEHKNTEISKEDIVTLIHLGEQVSENEVRVLSKGKETKTYYHQLPESIRKNAKLIDDKLADITVCDPAVGSGAFPVGMMGEIVKARSVLSIYLNNSGHNSGLKPAVTCSIDNERNTYNLKRRCIEYSLYGVDIDPGAVEIAKLRLWLSLVVDEEDIKQIKPLPNLDYKIVCGNSLLGLPDGVLIDCEVSNKLEENKKLYFNSTNPSEKNKIRGIINNLFLKLIDSMKKVYPSIQDITFDFHTHFSEVFHGKGGFDVMIANPPYIQLSKVAGTPDWYKKFLKNRFNTSGGRLNTFIFFIHLAFGILKNRGNLAFIIPNTILTQEYYSATRELLLKKNRFRIIVQYSELPFEEAIVENVTIIASKETLHQYEIEIFIDDLDKMNLVERNSNSKFLANPNFTINVNSDNLIDKIYSLDVRPLDEFCYINQAIALKGDRSLSLYTSNPKGKYYKKLDGRNIGKYHIQWDGVYLDWDLKRIHSCKTKDIFLTKEKLFFRRVSEDLIFAYDNEQYFALNTLVVVNLRESATVNNLKCLLALLNSRLMNYIYKRKFKSTKTVFSEIQANTVGKLPVLTIPIEAERLLTKLVDHILAAKRTNLQADTSTWEKEIDQLVYQLYGLSEEEIKIVEGVNEIAR comes from the coding sequence ATGGGTAAACAGATGGATAGACAACAGGCACGACGCATCATTCAAGAAACATTTGAACTGCCCTTCGATAAAAATAGATTTGTCAATTTCATCAGGAACCTCTTAAACCGTATTGAAGAAGTGCCTTTTGTCTATAAGGGCAACTACATCCCTGATGCATTTGAGCAGCACATAAGCACCCTTGAGAGAATCGCCAAGTATAGTGACGGCGAACATAAGATAGATATACTGATTATCCATCTCAGAAAGGAAACTTCCATCGAACGTGCTCGCACCATGCAGAGGAATTTCATTGCCTGGTACTTAAACGGCAGTCGAGGCGGGGACTTGAAGGACGCAGCACTGGCGGCATTTGTCTCCCCCGATGACATGGACTGGCGCTTTTCACTGGTCAAAATGGATTATAAATTTGATGAAAACGGAAAAGTAAAAGAAGAGTTTACCCCTGCCCGGCGCTGGTCCTTTCTGGTTGGCGCCAACGAAAACAGCCACACCGCCCAGAGCCGGTTGGTCAAAATCCTTGCCGACATTGATCGTAATCCCACACTGAAACAACTGGAAGAAGCTTTCAACATCGAAACCGTTACCAAAGAATTCTTCCTTAAATACCGCGATCTGTTTATCCGCACCAAAGAGGCTTTGGATAAAGAGCTTGAAGGAAACACCCGAATGAAAGCAGACTTTGAGCCCAAAGGTGTGAACACCGTTGACTTTGCCAAGAAACTGTTGGGACAGATTGTGTTTCTTTATTTTCTCCAGAAAAAGGGATGGTTTGGTGTTGCCCGCGATGCCGACTGGGGTGACGGTTCCAAGCAATTTTTAAGAGAGCTCTTCGAGAAAAAGCACAGCAGCTACGAGAATTTCTTCAACGATATTCTGGAGCCTCTATTTTACGAAGCCCTGCGAGTTGGAGAAGAACGGAAACAGGACAATTATTATTACAGCCGTTTCAACTGCAAAATCCCTTTCTTAAACGGCGGTCTCTTCGACCCCATCGGCAATTACGACTGGGTGCATACCGATATTAAACTTCCTGACAGCCTGTTTTCCAACAATGATAAGACCAAAGAAGGCGATACCGGCGACGGCATCCTGGACATCTTTGACCGTTACAATTTTACTGTAAAAGAGGATGAACCGCTGGAAAAAGAGGTTGCCATTGACCCGGAACTGCTTGGTAAAGCCTACGAGAAGTTCAATGCCATCCGGCCCGATAACTTTGAGGAATACAAGAAGGCTCTGAAGAGCGGCAGAAAAGGCGATGAAACCAAGTTCAACAAACAGTTCGGCGTCTATTACACCCCGCGTGAAATCGTGCATTACATGTGTCAGCAGAGTTTGATAAACTACTTGTTTACTGAACTGAACAGCGGCATAACCAGTTATGAAAAGCTCGGTGATAGTAATCTCGATATGTTAGGCAATGAAGCGAAAAAGGGACAGTTGGACATAGTGATTGAGCATAAAAATACTGAGATTTCAAAGGAGGATATTGTAACCCTGATTCACCTGGGCGAACAGGTAAGTGAGAACGAGGTAAGGGTGTTGAGTAAGGGAAAAGAGACAAAGACCTATTACCATCAACTGCCGGAAAGTATCCGAAAAAATGCCAAACTGATTGATGATAAATTGGCGGATATTACCGTTTGTGATCCGGCAGTTGGCTCCGGCGCCTTTCCTGTTGGCATGATGGGTGAGATCGTGAAGGCGAGAAGTGTACTGTCGATTTATTTGAATAACAGCGGGCACAACAGCGGGCTTAAGCCCGCTGTTACATGCTCAATTGATAACGAACGCAATACATATAATCTCAAACGCCGCTGCATCGAATATTCCCTGTACGGCGTGGACATTGACCCGGGTGCGGTGGAGATTGCCAAACTGCGGCTGTGGCTGTCGCTCGTTGTCGATGAAGAAGATATAAAGCAGATTAAACCGTTGCCGAACCTGGATTATAAGATTGTGTGCGGGAATTCTTTGTTGGGGTTACCTGATGGTGTACTTATTGATTGTGAAGTTAGCAACAAATTAGAGGAAAATAAGAAACTATATTTTAACTCTACAAACCCATCTGAAAAAAATAAAATCAGGGGTATAATTAACAACCTGTTTTTAAAGTTGATAGACAGTATGAAAAAAGTTTATCCTTCAATTCAGGATATTACTTTTGACTTTCATACACATTTTTCAGAGGTGTTTCATGGGAAGGGTGGGTTTGATGTGATGATTGCGAATCCGCCGTACATCCAATTGTCAAAAGTTGCAGGCACACCTGACTGGTATAAAAAATTCCTCAAAAACAGATTTAATACATCTGGTGGTCGTTTAAACACGTTTATTTTCTTTATACACCTAGCATTTGGCATTCTAAAAAATAGAGGTAATTTAGCATTTATTATCCCGAACACGATACTTACACAAGAATATTACAGTGCAACAAGAGAATTACTACTCAAAAAGAATCGCTTTAGAATAATTGTTCAATATTCTGAACTACCCTTTGAGGAAGCAATTGTTGAAAATGTAACAATTATTGCAAGCAAGGAAACACTACACCAATATGAAATAGAAATTTTTATTGATGACTTAGACAAGATGAATCTCGTGGAACGAAACTCAAATAGCAAATTCTTGGCTAATCCCAACTTTACTATCAATGTCAATTCAGACAATCTTATTGACAAGATATATTCACTTGATGTACGCCCACTTGATGAGTTCTGCTACATAAATCAAGCCATTGCTCTCAAAGGAGACAGAAGCCTTTCTTTATATACATCAAACCCTAAAGGTAAGTATTACAAGAAACTAGATGGTAGAAATATTGGCAAGTACCACATTCAATGGGATGGCGTTTATCTAGATTGGGACTTGAAAAGAATACACTCATGTAAAACAAAAGACATTTTTCTTACCAAAGAAAAACTGTTTTTTAGACGCGTTTCAGAAGACTTGATATTTGCCTATGATAACGAACAATATTTTGCATTGAACACATTAGTAGTTGTGAATTTGAGAGAGTCTGCTACAGTAAATAATCTTAAGTGCCTGCTCGCGCTGCTAAACTCACGATTGATGAACTATATTTACAAGAGAAAATTCAAATCCACTAAAACAGTGTTTTCTGAAATTCAAGCAAACACAGTTGGAAAACTTCCTGTTCTAACTATACCTATTGAAGCAGAAAGGTTACTCACAAAACTGGTGGACCACATCCTGGCGGCCAAGCGCACAAATTTGCAGGCGGATACGTCCACGTGGGAGAAGGAAATTGACCAGTTGGTGTATCAACTCTACGGCCTGAGCGAGGAGGAGATTAAAATAGTGGAAGGTGTAAACGAAATAGCTCGTTGA
- a CDS encoding helicase-related protein, translating to MDTDLSFITNEENQSLKDRFEVLIKDTSFFDCLVGYFYTSGFHALYKSLGKTEKIRILIGISTDRQTYDLLVNSDKPKQQVIEFSHAETKEKVENLVEEELADSEDRREVEEGVNKFIEWVRGEKLEIRAYPSQNIHAKLYIMTFFEGDRDAGRVITGSSNFTQAGLIDNLEFNVELKNRSDYEFARKKFEELWKDAVEVSEKYIQTIQEKTWLSQNITHYQLYLKFLYEYFKDELSQTDELFLKYLPQEFKKLEYQEQAVLNAKKILLEYGGVFVSDVVGLGKTYISAMLAGQLEGRTLVIAPPMLLEKTNPGSWTNVFEDFGVRQTRFESLGKLDDLLYIGTEKYQNVIIDEAHRFRTEATITYEKLAEICRGKRVVLVTATPYNNAPRDILSLLKLFQPARKSTIPNLPDLEGFFSRLDKKLKRLDRQKDYDKYIRTVKENAREIREKVLKYLMVRRTRTEIEKYFFKDITQQGLRFPEVEKPTPLFYELNEKEDEIFNKTIELITQKFRYARYTPMLYYKGKVTQPEELSQRNMGKFMKILLVKRLESSFFAFRNSVDRFLHSYEMFIKEFDNGNVYVSKKHTNKIFELLENDDDEAVQCLIDEGKAERYDSGDFREGFRDDLQNDRDILLEIKRLWTHIERDPKLLKFLRELSTASALKENHIIIFTESKETANYLFKNLHQKYPDRVLCYTGDSGEATRDKVIENFDARARHPKDDYRILVSTEVLSEGVNLHRSNTVINYDIPWNPTRMMQRVGRINRVDTRHDTIYTFNFFPTVQSNDQIKLREAAEAKINAFLTLLGGDAELLTEGEPIGSHELFNRLFSKQTLEGEDGAEESELKYLHAIKEIRDKDPDLFEKVKRLPKKARTAKQNIGHENSLITYFRRGKLQKFFQAGTKQETAELDFISAAKLLESNPDEQKQKLPEHFYDLLDKNKEAFIFATTEEMPQQAATRGGRDSAANILRVLKATLKNTQKLTEDQELYLKKVLIQLEEGGLPKQTAKQTSKALEGLKSEIMNPFKVLAALQTNIPVKLLDEHYAEQTPTVFGKREVILSLYLTGK from the coding sequence ATGGATACCGATTTATCATTCATAACCAACGAAGAAAATCAAAGCCTGAAAGATAGATTTGAAGTGTTGATCAAAGACACTTCTTTTTTTGACTGCCTGGTTGGATACTTCTACACCAGCGGTTTCCATGCCCTGTATAAATCCTTAGGGAAAACAGAAAAAATCCGGATACTGATTGGCATCAGCACCGACAGGCAGACCTACGATTTGCTTGTCAATAGCGATAAGCCCAAGCAGCAGGTCATAGAGTTCTCACATGCCGAAACCAAAGAGAAAGTAGAAAATCTCGTAGAAGAGGAACTGGCTGACTCGGAAGACCGTAGGGAAGTCGAAGAAGGGGTCAATAAGTTTATTGAATGGGTCAGAGGCGAAAAGCTGGAAATCAGAGCTTATCCCTCACAGAACATCCACGCCAAGCTTTACATAATGACTTTTTTTGAAGGCGACAGAGATGCCGGGCGGGTTATCACTGGCTCCAGCAATTTCACACAGGCCGGACTCATTGACAATCTGGAATTCAATGTGGAGTTGAAAAACCGCAGCGATTATGAATTTGCCAGGAAGAAGTTTGAAGAACTCTGGAAAGATGCGGTGGAGGTGAGCGAAAAGTACATTCAAACCATACAGGAAAAGACATGGCTCAGTCAGAATATCACGCACTATCAGCTTTATCTGAAATTTCTCTATGAGTATTTCAAAGATGAACTCAGTCAGACGGATGAGCTATTTTTGAAATATCTGCCCCAGGAGTTTAAAAAGCTCGAATACCAGGAACAGGCAGTTCTAAACGCCAAAAAAATCCTGCTGGAATATGGCGGGGTTTTTGTTTCGGATGTGGTGGGATTAGGAAAGACTTATATCTCAGCCATGCTGGCAGGTCAGCTTGAAGGTAGAACCCTGGTTATTGCACCCCCGATGCTTCTCGAAAAAACCAACCCCGGTTCCTGGACTAATGTTTTTGAAGACTTCGGAGTAAGGCAAACACGCTTTGAATCGCTTGGCAAACTGGACGATCTTCTATACATCGGAACTGAAAAATATCAAAATGTAATTATAGATGAAGCACACCGCTTTAGAACGGAAGCAACAATTACCTATGAGAAGCTGGCGGAAATCTGCCGCGGCAAAAGGGTCGTTCTGGTTACCGCCACGCCTTACAACAACGCACCAAGGGATATTCTTAGCCTGTTAAAACTGTTTCAACCGGCCAGGAAAAGCACGATTCCCAATCTGCCTGATCTGGAAGGTTTTTTCAGCCGTCTTGACAAGAAACTGAAAAGACTGGATCGCCAGAAAGATTATGATAAATACATCCGCACCGTAAAAGAGAATGCCCGGGAGATCAGGGAAAAGGTTCTGAAATATTTGATGGTGCGTCGAACCCGCACCGAAATTGAAAAGTATTTTTTCAAGGATATTACCCAACAAGGATTGAGATTCCCCGAGGTTGAAAAGCCAACTCCGCTCTTTTATGAACTCAATGAGAAAGAGGACGAGATATTCAACAAAACCATCGAGCTGATAACGCAAAAGTTCAGGTATGCCCGCTATACGCCAATGCTCTACTACAAAGGTAAGGTAACTCAGCCTGAAGAATTGTCCCAGCGAAACATGGGTAAATTCATGAAGATTCTGTTGGTGAAAAGGCTGGAGAGCAGTTTCTTTGCTTTTCGAAATTCAGTGGACAGGTTCCTGCACTCCTATGAAATGTTTATCAAGGAATTTGACAACGGCAATGTCTATGTGAGTAAGAAGCACACAAATAAAATCTTTGAACTTCTGGAAAACGATGACGACGAAGCCGTACAATGCTTGATTGATGAAGGCAAAGCAGAAAGATACGACAGCGGTGATTTTAGAGAAGGCTTTAGAGATGATTTGCAGAATGACCGTGACATTCTGCTGGAGATCAAAAGACTGTGGACGCATATTGAACGCGACCCAAAGTTACTAAAATTCTTGCGTGAGCTTTCAACGGCTTCGGCATTGAAAGAGAATCATATCATCATCTTTACGGAATCAAAGGAGACAGCTAACTATCTGTTTAAGAATTTACATCAAAAATACCCGGACAGGGTGTTGTGTTATACCGGCGATTCGGGTGAAGCCACGCGCGATAAGGTCATCGAGAACTTTGATGCCCGTGCCAGACATCCCAAAGACGATTACCGGATACTGGTTTCTACAGAAGTATTGTCTGAAGGGGTCAACTTACACCGCTCCAATACGGTCATCAACTACGATATCCCCTGGAATCCTACACGCATGATGCAGCGGGTAGGCCGTATCAACCGGGTGGATACAAGGCATGACACAATCTATACCTTCAATTTCTTCCCCACTGTTCAATCCAACGACCAGATCAAGCTTAGAGAGGCAGCAGAAGCGAAGATCAATGCCTTTCTTACCCTCCTGGGCGGTGATGCCGAGCTGTTGACCGAGGGTGAACCCATCGGCTCGCACGAGCTTTTTAACCGATTATTTTCCAAACAAACGCTGGAAGGTGAAGACGGGGCGGAGGAAAGCGAATTGAAATACCTCCATGCTATCAAAGAAATACGTGATAAAGACCCTGACCTTTTTGAGAAAGTAAAACGGCTTCCCAAAAAAGCACGAACCGCAAAGCAAAACATCGGGCATGAAAATTCTCTTATTACTTATTTTCGGCGGGGCAAACTGCAAAAATTTTTTCAAGCCGGCACTAAGCAGGAAACAGCAGAACTCGATTTCATCTCCGCTGCAAAACTGCTGGAGAGCAATCCCGATGAGCAAAAGCAGAAATTGCCGGAGCACTTCTACGACCTGCTGGATAAAAACAAAGAGGCCTTCATTTTTGCAACTACTGAAGAAATGCCGCAACAGGCCGCCACAAGAGGCGGACGCGACAGTGCGGCAAATATCCTGAGAGTTTTAAAAGCAACCCTTAAGAACACCCAGAAGCTGACAGAAGACCAAGAGCTATACCTGAAAAAGGTATTGATTCAGCTTGAGGAAGGCGGGCTGCCAAAACAGACGGCAAAGCAGACATCAAAAGCACTGGAAGGACTTAAGAGCGAAATTATGAATCCCTTCAAGGTGCTGGCAGCGCTTCAGACTAATATTCCGGTAAAACTTCTGGACGAACACTATGCGGAACAGACCCCTACGGTTTTTGGCAAACGGGAAGTAATTCTGTCGTTGTATTTAACAGGTAAATAA
- a CDS encoding glycosyltransferase — protein sequence MKNLRVVFLHSIVPYNTSYYYFKALKSLNVELIDVPFDPHKPQPDKPLPEGDLLLLIDCGLPVCFPSLKKYNCPKGFVSIDSCHKLEIHRDYCDENEFDYIWVAQKHIAEGLGPRASWLPLAADEEEHVFRPELAKGEGFWECCLKKSHYDIGMCGAPYKHRRQFEKLFRKNGLSTNFYFRKKFRKSATREIGRCTIGFNVGAGFTGEKGKDINMRVFETMANGQAMLLTNTYENVGYEDLFLENRHYVTYKTEDEAVEKARYFANNPLEAARIAREGQRHILANHTYLHRCKEILSVLERSE from the coding sequence ATGAAGAACTTAAGGGTTGTTTTTTTACATTCCATTGTCCCTTATAATACCTCTTATTATTATTTTAAGGCATTAAAGTCTCTAAATGTAGAGCTGATAGATGTTCCATTTGACCCCCATAAGCCACAGCCCGATAAACCTCTGCCTGAAGGAGACCTGTTGTTGTTAATAGACTGTGGTCTGCCTGTATGCTTTCCCTCCCTGAAGAAGTACAATTGTCCCAAAGGATTTGTCAGTATAGATTCATGTCATAAGCTCGAGATTCATAGAGATTACTGCGATGAAAACGAATTCGATTATATATGGGTAGCACAGAAACATATAGCTGAAGGATTAGGACCAAGGGCGTCCTGGCTTCCGCTTGCGGCAGATGAAGAAGAACATGTATTCAGGCCTGAATTGGCGAAGGGAGAGGGTTTTTGGGAATGTTGCTTGAAAAAGAGCCATTATGATATAGGAATGTGTGGCGCTCCGTATAAGCATAGAAGGCAATTTGAAAAACTTTTCCGGAAAAATGGTCTCTCAACAAATTTCTATTTCAGAAAGAAATTTCGTAAGAGCGCTACCAGAGAAATAGGGCGTTGTACTATAGGGTTCAACGTTGGTGCCGGGTTCACAGGAGAAAAGGGGAAAGATATAAATATGAGGGTGTTCGAGACGATGGCCAATGGTCAGGCTATGCTGTTGACGAATACTTATGAAAATGTCGGCTATGAGGACTTATTTCTGGAAAACCGCCACTATGTTACATATAAGACAGAAGATGAAGCGGTTGAAAAAGCAAGATATTTTGCCAACAATCCACTGGAGGCAGCAAGGATAGCCAGGGAAGGGCAGCGTCATATTCTGGCTAATCATACGTATTTACACAGATGTAAAGAGATTCTTTCTGTTTTGGAGAGAAGTGAGTAG